From a region of the Catharus ustulatus isolate bCatUst1 chromosome 11, bCatUst1.pri.v2, whole genome shotgun sequence genome:
- the IST1 gene encoding IST1 homolog isoform X1 → MLGSGFKAERLRVNLRLVINRLKLLEKKKTELAQKARKEIADYLAAGKDERARIRVEHIIREDYLVEAMEILELYCDLLLARFGLIQSMKELDSGLAEAVSTLIWAAPRLQSEVAELKIVADQLCAKYSKEYGKLCRTNQIGTVNDRLMHKLSVEAPPKILVERYLIEIAKNYNVPYEPDSVVMAEAPAGGEADLIDVGFTDDVKKGGPGGGGGGGFTAPMIGHDGLVPMPVMMPMPMPTTNPPFSYPPPKGPENFSGLPVGTYQPFTNIHPPPIPANPPTYESIDEPNTDKDPAALVPGPEPKPEASPKPRAGAPNTVDNFVLPELPSVPDTLPTASAGANSSASEDIDFDDLSRRFEELKKKT, encoded by the exons ATGTTGGGCTCTGGGTTCAAGGCAGAGCGCTTGCGAGTCAACCTGCGCCTCGTCATCAATCGCCTCAAActactggagaaaaaaaaaa ctgagtTGGCCCAGAAGGCAAGGAAGGAGATTGCAGATTACCTGGCAGCTGGAAAAGATGAGCGTGCCAGGATTCGTGTGGAGCACATCATCCGTGAAGATTACCTTGTGGAGGCCATGGAGATCCTGGAGCTGTACTGTGATCTGCTGCTCGCCCGCTTTGGCTTGATCCAGTCCATGAA GGAGCTGGACTCTGGCTTGGCAGAGGCAGTATCAACACTGATTTGGGCTGCACCTCGCCTCCAGTCGGAGGTGGCCGAGTTGAAGATT GTTGCTGATCAATTGTGTGCTAAGTACAGCAAGGAGTATGGGAAGCTGTGCCGGACAAACCAGATTGGGACAGTCAATGACAGG CTGATGCACAAGCTGAGCGTGGAAGCACCACCCAAGATCCTGGTGGAGAGATACCTCATCGAGATTGCAAAAAACTACAACGTGCCCTATGAGCCTGACTCAGTGGTGATG GCTGAAGCTCCAGCAGGTGGAGAGGCAGATCTGATTGATGTGGGGTTCACAGATGATGTGAAGAAGGGTGGCCCCGGAGGGGGCGGAGGTGGTGGATTCACAGCCCCAATGATAGGTCACGATGGGTTAGTACCTATGCCTGTGATGATGCCTATGCCCATGCCAACAACAAATCCACCCTTCTCCTATCCACCTCCAAAGGGACCG GAGAACTTCAGTGGCCTGCCAGTGGGGACCTACCAGCCATTCACTAACATCCACCCACCACCAATTCCGGCAAACCCACCCACATATGAGTCC ATTGATGAGCCTAACACTGACAAGGATCCTGCTGCATTAGTGCCTG GGCCTGAGCCCAAGCCAGAAGCTTCTCCTAAACCACGAGCTGGAGCTCCTAATACCGTTGATAACTTTGTGCTGCCTGAATTGCCGTCTGTGCCAGACACGCTGCCAACAGCATCTGCTGGCGCCAACTCTTCTGCCTCAGAAGACATTGACTTCGATGATCTTTCACGGAGATTTGAGGAGCTGAAGAAGAAAACGTAA
- the DHODH gene encoding dihydroorotate dehydrogenase (quinone), mitochondrial isoform X2 produces the protein MAAPLRGRLLALGGCAVLLGSALAAGDERLYAAAVMPALRALPPEAAHGLALRAAGLGLLLPARPDGPALEVRVLGQRFRNPVGLAAGFDKQCEAVDGLYKMGFGFVEVGTVTPEPQEGNPKPRVFRLAEDEAVINRYGFNSHGHVAVERRLRARQETQTRLTAAGMPLGVNLGKNKSSPDAAADYVAGVRTLGPLADYLVVNVSSPNTPGLRDLQGKAELRDLLSKVLVERDRLPCERKPAVLVKIAPDLTAQDKQDIASVVCELGVDGLIVSNTTVSRPSSLRSRQRLEPGGLSGKPLRELSTQTIREMYTLTQGRVPIIGVGGVSSGKDALEKIRAGASLVQLYTALVYHGPPVVRAVKRELEELLREQGFRNVMEAVGADHRC, from the exons ATGGCGGCGCCGCTGCGC GGCCGGCTGCTGGCGCTGGGAGGCTGCGCGGTGCTCCTGGGATCGGCGCTGGCGGCGGGGGACGAGCGGCTGTACGCGGCGGCGGTGATGCCCGCGCTCCGGGCGCTGCCCCCTGAGGCCGCCCACGGCCTGGCCTTGCGCGCCGCCGGCCTCGGGCTGCTGCTCCCCGCCCGGCCCGACGGCCCCGCGCTG gaGGTGCGAGTCCTCGGGCAGCGATTCCGCAACCCAGTGGGCCTGGCTGCTGGCTTCGACAAGCAGTGTGAGGCTGTGGACGGGCTGTACAAGATGGGCTTTGGCTTTGTGGAAGTGGGGACTGTCACGCCCGAGCCCCAGGAAGGGAACCCCAAGCCCAGGGTCTTCCGGCTGGCAGAGGACGAGGCTGTCATCAACAG GTACGGATTCAATAGCCATGGCCATGTTGCAGTGGAGCGCAGGCTGCGAGCCCGCCAGGAGACACAGACCAGGCTCACTGCTG CTGGGATGCCTCTTGGAGTCAACCTGGGCAAGAACAAGAGCTCTCCTGATGCTGCAGCTGACTATGTGGCTGGGGTCCGGACGCTGGGCCCTTTGGCTGACTACCTCGTTGTGAATGTGTCCAGCCCGAACACCCCAGGGCTGCGGGACCTGCAGGGCAAGGCTGAGCTGCGGGACCTGCTCAGCAAG GTGCTGGTGGAGAGGGACCGACTGCCCTGTGAGCGTaagccagctgtgctggtgaaGATTGCCCCTGACCTCACTGCACAAGACAAGCAGGACATCGCCAGCGTTGTCTGTGAG CTAGGTGTGGATGGGCTGATAGTCAGCAACACCACCGTGAGCCGTCCCAGCAGCCTCCGGAGCAGGCAGCGCCTGGAGCCGGGGGGCCTCAGTGGGAAGCCCCTGCGGGAGCTCTCCACACAGACCATCAGGGAGATGTACACTCTCACTCAAG GCCGAGTGCCCATTATCGGCGTGGGCGGGGTGAGCAGTGGGAAGGATGCCCTGGAGAAGATCCGTGCTGGAGCCTCGCTCGTGCAGCTGTACACAGCACTTGTGTACCACGGGCCGCCCGTGGTGCGGGCAGTGAAGCGGGaactggaggagctgctgag GGAGCAGGGCTTCAGGAATGTCATGGAGGCCGTTGGAGCAGATCACCGCTGCTGA
- the DHODH gene encoding dihydroorotate dehydrogenase (quinone), mitochondrial isoform X3, producing MGGVGPGSACWDGTGRVWLPVGDRCWRASDNLTQGRLLALGGCAVLLGSALAAGDERLYAAAVMPALRALPPEAAHGLALRAAGLGLLLPARPDGPALEVRVLGQRFRNPVGLAAGFDKQCEAVDGLYKMGFGFVEVGTVTPEPQEGNPKPRVFRLAEDEAVINRYGFNSHGHVAVERRLRARQETQTRLTAAGMPLGVNLGKNKSSPDAAADYVAGVRTLGPLADYLVVNVSSPNTPGLRDLQGKAELRDLLSKVLVERDRLPCERKPAVLVKIAPDLTAQDKQDIASVVCELGVDGLIVSNTTVSRPSSLRSRQRLEPGGLSGKPLRELSTQTIREMYTLTQGRVPIIGVGGVSSGKDALEKIRAGASLVQLYTALVYHGPPVVRAVKRELEELLRASGMSWRPLEQITAADMLHREGPAGWEDPWLTRDGCDNCSAWD from the exons ATGGGTGGTGTGGGACCGGGGTCGGCGTGCTGGGATGGGACGGGTCGGGTGTGGCTGCCGGTGGGGGATCGCTGCTGGCGCGCTTCTGACAACCTGACACAGGGCCGGCTGCTGGCGCTGGGAGGCTGCGCGGTGCTCCTGGGATCGGCGCTGGCGGCGGGGGACGAGCGGCTGTACGCGGCGGCGGTGATGCCCGCGCTCCGGGCGCTGCCCCCTGAGGCCGCCCACGGCCTGGCCTTGCGCGCCGCCGGCCTCGGGCTGCTGCTCCCCGCCCGGCCCGACGGCCCCGCGCTG gaGGTGCGAGTCCTCGGGCAGCGATTCCGCAACCCAGTGGGCCTGGCTGCTGGCTTCGACAAGCAGTGTGAGGCTGTGGACGGGCTGTACAAGATGGGCTTTGGCTTTGTGGAAGTGGGGACTGTCACGCCCGAGCCCCAGGAAGGGAACCCCAAGCCCAGGGTCTTCCGGCTGGCAGAGGACGAGGCTGTCATCAACAG GTACGGATTCAATAGCCATGGCCATGTTGCAGTGGAGCGCAGGCTGCGAGCCCGCCAGGAGACACAGACCAGGCTCACTGCTG CTGGGATGCCTCTTGGAGTCAACCTGGGCAAGAACAAGAGCTCTCCTGATGCTGCAGCTGACTATGTGGCTGGGGTCCGGACGCTGGGCCCTTTGGCTGACTACCTCGTTGTGAATGTGTCCAGCCCGAACACCCCAGGGCTGCGGGACCTGCAGGGCAAGGCTGAGCTGCGGGACCTGCTCAGCAAG GTGCTGGTGGAGAGGGACCGACTGCCCTGTGAGCGTaagccagctgtgctggtgaaGATTGCCCCTGACCTCACTGCACAAGACAAGCAGGACATCGCCAGCGTTGTCTGTGAG CTAGGTGTGGATGGGCTGATAGTCAGCAACACCACCGTGAGCCGTCCCAGCAGCCTCCGGAGCAGGCAGCGCCTGGAGCCGGGGGGCCTCAGTGGGAAGCCCCTGCGGGAGCTCTCCACACAGACCATCAGGGAGATGTACACTCTCACTCAAG GCCGAGTGCCCATTATCGGCGTGGGCGGGGTGAGCAGTGGGAAGGATGCCCTGGAGAAGATCCGTGCTGGAGCCTCGCTCGTGCAGCTGTACACAGCACTTGTGTACCACGGGCCGCCCGTGGTGCGGGCAGTGAAGCGGGaactggaggagctgctgag GGCTTCAGGAATGTCATGGAGGCCGTTGGAGCAGATCACCGCTGCTGACATGCTGCACCGTGAAGGTCCAGCTGGGTGGGAGGACCCGTGGCTGACCAGGGATGGGTGTGACAATTGCAGTGCCTGGGACTGA
- the DHX38 gene encoding pre-mRNA-splicing factor ATP-dependent RNA helicase PRP16: protein MAAASEESLHRLSGTSPSGEAGGLVLPRGAEQHVFKAPAPRVSLLGLDVLAAQKRRERQEEAAGGKRSRVASYKDWEEGRDDAGSAEDEEEDEAERSSRRARRNRHYRSVHVETPSYTGGVSEEFLERSRQREKERREHGVFASSKEEKERKKERSRDRDHDRKRDREERERSHHSRSERDGSSERGGRRSEPESPRHRPKDAATPSRSSWEEDDGGYSSAHRSQWESPSPSPSYRDSERSHRLPSLRDTDRRERDRSVRSRYSDKTPLPTPSYKYNEWADDRRHLGATPRLSRGRGRRTEGEEGIAFETEEERQQWEDDQRQADRDWYMMDEGYDEFHNPLAYSSEEYVKKREQHLHKQRQKRISAQRRQINEDNERWETNRMLTSGVVHRIEVDEDFEEDNSAKVHLLVHNLVPPFLDGRIVFTKQPEPVIPVKDATSDLAIIARKGSQLVRKHREQKERKRAQHKHWELAGTKLGDIMGIKKEEEKDEMMTEDGKVDYKTEQKFAEHMKEKSEASSEFAKKKSILEQRQYLPIFAVQQELLSILRDNSIVIVVGETGSGKTTQLTQYLHEDGYTDYGMIGCTQPRRVAAMSVAKRVSEEMGVRLGEEVGYAIRFEDCTSENTVIKYMTDGILLRESLREADLDNYSAIIMDEAHERSLNTDVLFGLLREVVARRSDLKLVVTSATMDAEKFASFFGNVPIFHIPGRTFPVDILFSKTPQEDYVEAAVKQALQVHLSGAPGDILVFMPGQEDIEVTSEQIVEHLEELEKAPALAVLPIYSQLPSDLQAKIFQKAPDGVRKCIVATNIAETSLTVDGIMFVIDSGYCKLKVFNPRIGMDALQIYPISQANANQRAGRAGRTGPGHCFRLYTQSAYKNELLTTTVPEIQRTNLANVVLLLKSLGVQDLLQFHFMDPPPEDNMLNSMYQLWILGALDNTGGLTSTGRLMVEFPLDPALSKMLIVSCDMGCSSEILLVVSMLSVPAIFYRPKGREEESDQVREKFAVPESDHLTYLNVYLQWKNNSYSTLWCNQHFIHAKAMRKVREVRAQLKDIMVQQRMSLASCGTDWDVVRKCICAAYFHQAAKLKGIGEYVNIRTGMPCHLHPTSSLFGMGYTPDYIVYHELVMTTKEYMQCVTAVDGEWLAELGPMFYSIKHAGKSRQENRRRAKEEVSAMEEEMALAEEQLRARREEQERRNPLGSARSTKIYTPGRKEQGEPLTPRRTPARFGL from the exons ATGGCGGCGGCGAGCGAGGAGTCGCTGCATCGGCTGTCGGGGACGAGCCCGAGCGGCGAGGCGGGCGGGCTGGTGCTGCCGCGGGGCGCCGAGCAGCACGTCTTTAAGGCACCGGCCCCGCGCGTCTCCCTGCTGGGACTGGACGTGCTGGCGGCGCAGAAGCGGCGGGAGCGCCAGGAGGAGGCGGCCGGGGGGAAGCGATCCCGCGTCGCATCCTATAAGGACTGGGAAGAGGGTCGTGACGACGCGGGCAGCGCCGAGGACGAGGAAGAGGACGAGGCCGAGCGGAGCAGCCGCAGAGCTCGCAGGAACAG acATTACCGCTCTGTCCACGTGGAGACACCTTCCTACACTGGGGGTGTCAGCGAGGAGTTCTTGGAGCGCAGCCGGCAGCGGGAAAAGGAGCGTCGGGAACACGGAGTCTTCGCCTCCTccaaggaggagaaggagcgGAAGAAGGAACGCAGCAGGGATCGGGACCACGATCGGAAACGAGACCGTG AGGAGCGGGAGAGGAGTCACCACAGCAGATCGGAGAGGGACGGTTCGTCAGAGCGGGGCGGCAGGAGGAGTGAGCCTGAGAGCCCCCGACATCGGCCCAAAG ATGCAGCCACACCGTCTCGCTCCAGCTGGGAGGAAGATGATGGTGGCTACAGCAGCGCCCATCGCTCGCAGTGGGAATCTCCATCTCCTTCACCTTCCTATCGAGACTCGGAGCGCAGCCACCGGCTGCCGTCGCTGCGGGACACAGACCGGCGGGAGCGGGACAG GTCTGTGAGGAGCCGGTACTCTGATAAGACGCCACTGCCAACCCCGTCATACAAATACAATGAATGGGCTGATGACCGGCGGCATCTGGGGGCCACGCCACGCCTGTCCCGAGGGAGAG GTCGGCGCACGGAAGGGGAGGAGGGCATCGCCTTTGAGACGGAAGAGGAGCGGCAGCAGTGGGAGGATGACCAGCGG caAGCTGACCGGGACTGGTACATGATGGATGAGGGCTATGATGAGTTTCACAACCCTTTGGCTTACTCCTCTGAGGAGTACGTGAAGAAGCGTGAGCAGCACTTGCACAAGCAGAGGCAGAAGCGGATCTCGGCACAGCGGCGGCAGATCAATGAG GATAATGAGCGCTGGGAGACAAATCGCATGCTGACCAGTGGCGTGGTCCATCGGATTGAAGTGGACGAAGATTTTGAGGAGGATAACTCTGCTAAAGTGCATTTGTTGGTGCACAATCTGGTGCCCCCTTTCCTAGATGGAAGGATTGTCTTCACTAAGCAG ccagagccagtCATCCCTGTGAAGGATGCCACCTCGGATTTGGCCATCATCGCTCGGAAGGGCAGCCAGCTGGTGCGCAAGCACAGGGAGCAAAAGGAGCGTAAGAGG GCTCAGCACAagcactgggagctggcaggcaCCAAGCTGGGAGACATTATGGGGATcaagaaagaggaggagaaggatgagATGATGACAGAAGATGGCAAAGTGGATTATAA AACAGAGCAGAAGTTTGCTGaacacatgaaagaaaaaagtgaagcCAGCAGTGAGTTTGCCAAGAAGAAATCGATCCTGGAGCAGAGACAATACCTACCCATCTTTGCTGTACAGCAGGAACTGCTCTCCATCCTTAG agACAACAGCATTGTGATCGTGGTGGGGGAGACCGGGAGTGGGAAGACAACTCAGCTGACACAGTATCTCCATGAGGATGGCTACACTGATTACGGCATGATTGGCTGCACGCAGCCCCGCAGGGTGGCTGCCATGTCGGTGGCCAAGCGGGTCAGCGAGGAGATGGGCGTGCGTCTGGGGGAGGAG GTGGGCTATGCCATCCGCTTTGAGGACTGCACGTCAGAGAACACAGTGATCAAGTACATGACAGATGGGATCCTGCTGCGGGAGTCGCTGCGGGAGGCTGACCTGGACAACTACAGTGCTATCATCATGGACGAGGCGCACGAGCGCTCGCTCAACACTGATGTGCTCTTCGGGCTGCTTCGGGAG GTGGTTGCCCGACGCTCAGATCTGAAGCTTGTTGTCACTTCAGCCACCATGGATGCAGAAAAGTTTGCCTCCTTCTTTGGGAACGTTCCAATTTTCCACATTCCTGGGCGCACTTTCCCTGTGGATATTCTTTTCAGCAAG ACCCCACAGGAGGATTATGTGGAGGCTGCAGTGAAACAAGCCTTGCAGGTCCACTTGTCTGGTGCTCCTGGAGACATCCTCGTCTTCATGCCTGGCCAGGAAGATATCGAG GTAACCTCAGAGCAAATTGTGGAGCAccttgaggagctggagaaggcgCCTGCTCTTGCTGTACTGCCAATCTACTCTCAGCTGCCCTCAGACTTGCAGGCCAAGATCTTTCAGAAG GCTCCTGATGGGGTCAGGAAGTGCATCGTTGCCACTAACATTGCAGAGACCTCACTGACAGTGGATGGGATCATGTTTGTGATTGACTCTGGCTACTGCAAATTGAAG GTTTTCAACCCCCGTATAGGCATGGATGCGCTGCAGATCTACCCCATCAGTCAGGCCAATGCCAATCAGAGGGCCGGCCGAGCTGGCCGGACAGGTCCAGGCCACTGTTTCAG GCTCTACACCCAGAGTGCCTACAAGAATGAGCTGCTGACGACCACGGTGCCTGAGATCCAGCGCACCAACCTCGCCAATGTAGTGCTCTTGCTCAAGTCCCTGGGTGTGCAGGACCTGCTGCAGTTCCACTTCATGGATCCGCCTCCTGAGGACAATATGCTGAACTCCATGTACCAGCTGTGGATCCTGGGGGCCCTGGATAACACAG GTGGCCTGACCTCTACAGGGCGTCTCATGGTGGAGTTCCCACTGGACCCTGCGCTCTCCAAAATGCTCATTGTCTCCTGTGACATGGGTTGCAGCTCTGAGATCTTGCTTGTTGTCTCCATGTTGTCCGTGCCTGCTATCTTTTACCGGCCTAAG GGCCGAGAGGAGGAGAGTGACCAAGTGCGGGAGAAATTTGCTGTTCCTGAGAGCGATCACTTGACTTACCTGAACGTTTACCTGCAGTGGAAAAACAACAGCTATTCTACCCTGTGGTGCAATCAGCACTTCATCCATGCCAAGGCCATGCGCAAG GTACGGGAGGTGCGTGCCCAGCTCAAGGACATTATGGTGCAGCAGCGAATGAGCCTGGCATCCTGTGGTACAGATTGGGATGTTGTCAGGAAGTGCATCTGTGCTGCTTATTTCCATCAGGCTGCAAAGCTGAAG GGCATTGGGGAGTATGTGAACATTCGCACTGGCATGCCCTGCCACCTGCACCCCACAAGCTCTCTGTTTGGCATGGGCTACACACCAGACTACATTGTGTACCATGAACTGGTTATGACCACCAAG gaataCATGcagtgtgtcactgctgtggaTGGAGAgtggctggcagagctgggccccATGTTCTACAGTATCAAACACGCTGGCAAGTCACGCCAG GAGAACCGCCGCCGTGCCAAGGAGGAGGTGTCTGCCATGGAGGAGGAAATGGCtttggcagaggagcagctgcgTGCCCGCCGGGAGGAGCAGGAGCGCCGCAACCCACTGGGCAGTGCAAG ATCTACTAAAATCTATACCCCTGGGCgaaaggagcagggggagccCCTGACACCACGACGCACCCCAGCCCGCTTTGGTCTCTAA
- the DHODH gene encoding dihydroorotate dehydrogenase (quinone), mitochondrial isoform X1, whose translation MAAPLRGRLLALGGCAVLLGSALAAGDERLYAAAVMPALRALPPEAAHGLALRAAGLGLLLPARPDGPALEVRVLGQRFRNPVGLAAGFDKQCEAVDGLYKMGFGFVEVGTVTPEPQEGNPKPRVFRLAEDEAVINRYGFNSHGHVAVERRLRARQETQTRLTAAGMPLGVNLGKNKSSPDAAADYVAGVRTLGPLADYLVVNVSSPNTPGLRDLQGKAELRDLLSKVLVERDRLPCERKPAVLVKIAPDLTAQDKQDIASVVCELGVDGLIVSNTTVSRPSSLRSRQRLEPGGLSGKPLRELSTQTIREMYTLTQGRVPIIGVGGVSSGKDALEKIRAGASLVQLYTALVYHGPPVVRAVKRELEELLRASGMSWRPLEQITAADMLHREGPAGWEDPWLTRDGCDNCSAWD comes from the exons ATGGCGGCGCCGCTGCGC GGCCGGCTGCTGGCGCTGGGAGGCTGCGCGGTGCTCCTGGGATCGGCGCTGGCGGCGGGGGACGAGCGGCTGTACGCGGCGGCGGTGATGCCCGCGCTCCGGGCGCTGCCCCCTGAGGCCGCCCACGGCCTGGCCTTGCGCGCCGCCGGCCTCGGGCTGCTGCTCCCCGCCCGGCCCGACGGCCCCGCGCTG gaGGTGCGAGTCCTCGGGCAGCGATTCCGCAACCCAGTGGGCCTGGCTGCTGGCTTCGACAAGCAGTGTGAGGCTGTGGACGGGCTGTACAAGATGGGCTTTGGCTTTGTGGAAGTGGGGACTGTCACGCCCGAGCCCCAGGAAGGGAACCCCAAGCCCAGGGTCTTCCGGCTGGCAGAGGACGAGGCTGTCATCAACAG GTACGGATTCAATAGCCATGGCCATGTTGCAGTGGAGCGCAGGCTGCGAGCCCGCCAGGAGACACAGACCAGGCTCACTGCTG CTGGGATGCCTCTTGGAGTCAACCTGGGCAAGAACAAGAGCTCTCCTGATGCTGCAGCTGACTATGTGGCTGGGGTCCGGACGCTGGGCCCTTTGGCTGACTACCTCGTTGTGAATGTGTCCAGCCCGAACACCCCAGGGCTGCGGGACCTGCAGGGCAAGGCTGAGCTGCGGGACCTGCTCAGCAAG GTGCTGGTGGAGAGGGACCGACTGCCCTGTGAGCGTaagccagctgtgctggtgaaGATTGCCCCTGACCTCACTGCACAAGACAAGCAGGACATCGCCAGCGTTGTCTGTGAG CTAGGTGTGGATGGGCTGATAGTCAGCAACACCACCGTGAGCCGTCCCAGCAGCCTCCGGAGCAGGCAGCGCCTGGAGCCGGGGGGCCTCAGTGGGAAGCCCCTGCGGGAGCTCTCCACACAGACCATCAGGGAGATGTACACTCTCACTCAAG GCCGAGTGCCCATTATCGGCGTGGGCGGGGTGAGCAGTGGGAAGGATGCCCTGGAGAAGATCCGTGCTGGAGCCTCGCTCGTGCAGCTGTACACAGCACTTGTGTACCACGGGCCGCCCGTGGTGCGGGCAGTGAAGCGGGaactggaggagctgctgag GGCTTCAGGAATGTCATGGAGGCCGTTGGAGCAGATCACCGCTGCTGACATGCTGCACCGTGAAGGTCCAGCTGGGTGGGAGGACCCGTGGCTGACCAGGGATGGGTGTGACAATTGCAGTGCCTGGGACTGA
- the IST1 gene encoding IST1 homolog isoform X2, with amino-acid sequence MLGSGFKAERLRVNLRLVINRLKLLEKKKTELAQKARKEIADYLAAGKDERARIRVEHIIREDYLVEAMEILELYCDLLLARFGLIQSMKELDSGLAEAVSTLIWAAPRLQSEVAELKIVADQLCAKYSKEYGKLCRTNQIGTVNDRLMHKLSVEAPPKILVERYLIEIAKNYNVPYEPDSVVMAEAPAGGEADLIDVGFTDDVKKGGPGGGGGGGFTAPMIGHDGLVPMPVMMPMPMPTTNPPFSYPPPKGPIDEPNTDKDPAALVPGPEPKPEASPKPRAGAPNTVDNFVLPELPSVPDTLPTASAGANSSASEDIDFDDLSRRFEELKKKT; translated from the exons ATGTTGGGCTCTGGGTTCAAGGCAGAGCGCTTGCGAGTCAACCTGCGCCTCGTCATCAATCGCCTCAAActactggagaaaaaaaaaa ctgagtTGGCCCAGAAGGCAAGGAAGGAGATTGCAGATTACCTGGCAGCTGGAAAAGATGAGCGTGCCAGGATTCGTGTGGAGCACATCATCCGTGAAGATTACCTTGTGGAGGCCATGGAGATCCTGGAGCTGTACTGTGATCTGCTGCTCGCCCGCTTTGGCTTGATCCAGTCCATGAA GGAGCTGGACTCTGGCTTGGCAGAGGCAGTATCAACACTGATTTGGGCTGCACCTCGCCTCCAGTCGGAGGTGGCCGAGTTGAAGATT GTTGCTGATCAATTGTGTGCTAAGTACAGCAAGGAGTATGGGAAGCTGTGCCGGACAAACCAGATTGGGACAGTCAATGACAGG CTGATGCACAAGCTGAGCGTGGAAGCACCACCCAAGATCCTGGTGGAGAGATACCTCATCGAGATTGCAAAAAACTACAACGTGCCCTATGAGCCTGACTCAGTGGTGATG GCTGAAGCTCCAGCAGGTGGAGAGGCAGATCTGATTGATGTGGGGTTCACAGATGATGTGAAGAAGGGTGGCCCCGGAGGGGGCGGAGGTGGTGGATTCACAGCCCCAATGATAGGTCACGATGGGTTAGTACCTATGCCTGTGATGATGCCTATGCCCATGCCAACAACAAATCCACCCTTCTCCTATCCACCTCCAAAGGGACCG ATTGATGAGCCTAACACTGACAAGGATCCTGCTGCATTAGTGCCTG GGCCTGAGCCCAAGCCAGAAGCTTCTCCTAAACCACGAGCTGGAGCTCCTAATACCGTTGATAACTTTGTGCTGCCTGAATTGCCGTCTGTGCCAGACACGCTGCCAACAGCATCTGCTGGCGCCAACTCTTCTGCCTCAGAAGACATTGACTTCGATGATCTTTCACGGAGATTTGAGGAGCTGAAGAAGAAAACGTAA
- the DHODH gene encoding dihydroorotate dehydrogenase (quinone), mitochondrial isoform X4, with amino-acid sequence MGQGRRPGLSGGGLERGLSNGSWSPWALTQPQPRRRCESSGSDSATQWAWLLASTSSVRLWTGCTRWALALWKWGLSRPSPRKGTPSPGSSGWQRTRLSSTGTDSIAMAMLQWSAGCEPARRHRPGSLLVRQASGMPLGVNLGKNKSSPDAAADYVAGVRTLGPLADYLVVNVSSPNTPGLRDLQGKAELRDLLSKVLVERDRLPCERKPAVLVKIAPDLTAQDKQDIASVVCELGVDGLIVSNTTVSRPSSLRSRQRLEPGGLSGKPLRELSTQTIREMYTLTQGRVPIIGVGGVSSGKDALEKIRAGASLVQLYTALVYHGPPVVRAVKRELEELLRASGMSWRPLEQITAADMLHREGPAGWEDPWLTRDGCDNCSAWD; translated from the exons ATGGGGCAGGGGAGGCGGCCGGGTCTGTCGGGAGGAGGGTTGGAGAGGGGCCTTAGCAATGGTTCCTGGAGTCCGTGGGCTCTgactcagccccagccccgcaggaGGTGCGAGTCCTCGGGCAGCGATTCCGCAACCCAGTGGGCCTGGCTGCTGGCTTCGACAAGCAGTGTGAGGCTGTGGACGGGCTGTACAAGATGGGCTTTGGCTTTGTGGAAGTGGGGACTGTCACGCCCGAGCCCCAGGAAGGGAACCCCAAGCCCAGGGTCTTCCGGCTGGCAGAGGACGAGGCTGTCATCAACAG GTACGGATTCAATAGCCATGGCCATGTTGCAGTGGAGCGCAGGCTGCGAGCCCGCCAGGAGACACAGACCAGGCTCACTGCTGGTGAGACAAGCTT CTGGGATGCCTCTTGGAGTCAACCTGGGCAAGAACAAGAGCTCTCCTGATGCTGCAGCTGACTATGTGGCTGGGGTCCGGACGCTGGGCCCTTTGGCTGACTACCTCGTTGTGAATGTGTCCAGCCCGAACACCCCAGGGCTGCGGGACCTGCAGGGCAAGGCTGAGCTGCGGGACCTGCTCAGCAAG GTGCTGGTGGAGAGGGACCGACTGCCCTGTGAGCGTaagccagctgtgctggtgaaGATTGCCCCTGACCTCACTGCACAAGACAAGCAGGACATCGCCAGCGTTGTCTGTGAG CTAGGTGTGGATGGGCTGATAGTCAGCAACACCACCGTGAGCCGTCCCAGCAGCCTCCGGAGCAGGCAGCGCCTGGAGCCGGGGGGCCTCAGTGGGAAGCCCCTGCGGGAGCTCTCCACACAGACCATCAGGGAGATGTACACTCTCACTCAAG GCCGAGTGCCCATTATCGGCGTGGGCGGGGTGAGCAGTGGGAAGGATGCCCTGGAGAAGATCCGTGCTGGAGCCTCGCTCGTGCAGCTGTACACAGCACTTGTGTACCACGGGCCGCCCGTGGTGCGGGCAGTGAAGCGGGaactggaggagctgctgag GGCTTCAGGAATGTCATGGAGGCCGTTGGAGCAGATCACCGCTGCTGACATGCTGCACCGTGAAGGTCCAGCTGGGTGGGAGGACCCGTGGCTGACCAGGGATGGGTGTGACAATTGCAGTGCCTGGGACTGA